A single window of Lagopus muta isolate bLagMut1 chromosome 23, bLagMut1 primary, whole genome shotgun sequence DNA harbors:
- the CITED4 gene encoding cbp/p300-interacting transactivator 4 yields the protein MAEHMMMSMSHGGTGLQSYRMGVSGLQGPPQHGQHVLRTLPAAGQMMPYGGAGMDGAMRPRPNLSGQMSHHQMQNAMMFNGPSQQQQQYMGPVGTQQLMASMHLQKLNTQYQGHPLGMSSGPMGAGAQQYRVGPSQHPGMQHMPSPALTLNVMDTDLIDEEVLTSLVLELGLDRIQELPELFLGQNEFDFISDFVSKQQPSAISC from the coding sequence ATGGCTGAACATATGATGATGTCCATGAGCCACGGTGGCACCGGGCTGCAGAGCTACCGGATGGGTGTGAGTGGGCTGCAGGGACCGCCGCAGCATGGGCAGCACGTGCTGAGGACTCTACCTGCGGCGGGTCAGATGATGCCGTACGGAGGGGCTGGAATGGATGGTGCGATGAGGCCCAGACCCAACCTCAGCGGGCAGATGAGCCACCACCAGATGCAGAACGCGATGATGTTCAACGGCCcaagtcagcagcagcagcagtacatGGGGCCGGtgggcacccagcagctcaTGGCTAGTATGCACCTACAAAAACTCAACACCCAGTACCAGGGTCACCCGCTGGGCATGAGCAGCGGGCCCATGGGAGCTGGTGCTCAGCAGTACAGAGTGGGGCCCAGCCAGCACCCGGGCATGCAGCACATGCCCTCCCCGGCTCTGACCTTGAACGTTATGGACACTGATCTCATAGATGAGGAGGTTTTGACGTCCCTTGTCCTGGAACTGGGGTTGGACCGGATTCAGGAGCTGCCAGAGCTGTTCTTGGGACAGAACGAGTTCGACTTCATTTCAGACTTTGTTAGCAAACAGCAACCCAGTGCCATCAGCTGTTGA